The following is a genomic window from Hymenobacter monticola.
GCCGGAATGCCATAGTACCAGGTGCCCACGTTCCAGATGATGGCGGCCAGGATGAGCGCGCCCACCATGGCAATGCCGTGGTACACGTTCTGGTCGACCAGCGTTTCGACGGGCAAGAGGTAAATGATGCCCATGGCCACCCCGATGCCGCCGGCAAACACGCCGATGAAATTCCAGAAAGCCGACCACACCACGGCCACCCAGGGCCGCAGGGCGTTGGTGTAAATAACAGTGGCCACGGCGTTGGCCGTGTCGTGGAAGCCATTCACGAACTCGAACGCGCAGGCGGCCAGCAGGCAAATGCCGAGAAGCAGAAGCACGTGAGGTTCTAAACCAAACATAAAAGGCGGTTTTGTGGGAAATTGATTGAAATCATGCGTCAAAGGTAGGAATAGGGCTGACTGTGGATATGTTACCGAATTGTGACGCGCCCGCTTGTCATCCTGAGCGCAGCGAAGGACCTTATCACGTCTTCGCCGTGTGCATCATCAGTATATCGAGTTTGTTATTAAGCTATTAGGAATTCTCTGGTAGGATTTGTTGAAGTAATAAGTGCTTCCTTTTTCGTGCGAGTCCATCCCTTTAATTCCTTTTCGCGCGCTATTGCGGCATCGATGTCGGCGTATTGTTCAGCGTAAATGAGATTGTAGCAGAAATACTTTCCTGCGAAGGTTTCGGGGATACCCCGGTTTTGGAAATGCTGCGCTAAGCGCTGCCGCAGATTATTGGTGACGCCAATGTATAGCACCGTGCGGGCTGGGTTTGTAGTAATGTACACGTAGTAGGCCATCGTGGAACGAGCGGGCGTGGTAAGGTCCTTCGCTGCGCTCAGGATGACAGGCGGGCGCGCCTTCTACGCACAAGTTTCAGCTTCAGCCGCATCGGCCTACTTTTGCGGGCATGAACCCAGCAGCAGAACCCGCACAACTAAAAGATATCGTGGCCCACGCCAAGGAATACGGCTTCGTGTTCCAGTCCTCGGAAATCTACGACGGCCTGGCCGCCGTGTATGACTACGGCCCCAACGGCGTGGAGCTCAAAAACAACCTCAAGCGCCTGTGGTGGGACGCCATGACCCAACTGCACGGCAACGTGGTGGGCCTCGACGCCGCCATTTTCATGGACCCCCGCACCTGGGAGGCCAGCGGGCACGTGGCCGGCTTCAACGACCCCATGATTGACAACCTCGACAGCAAGAAGCGCTACCGCGCCGACGTGCTGCTCGAAGAAAAGGCCGCCGAATACGAAAAGGCCGGTGACCCCGCTCGCGGCGCCGCCCTCACCG
Proteins encoded in this region:
- a CDS encoding GIY-YIG nuclease family protein, which translates into the protein MAYYVYITTNPARTVLYIGVTNNLRQRLAQHFQNRGIPETFAGKYFCYNLIYAEQYADIDAAIAREKELKGWTRTKKEALITSTNPTREFLIA